A single genomic interval of Sebastes umbrosus isolate fSebUmb1 chromosome 9, fSebUmb1.pri, whole genome shotgun sequence harbors:
- the LOC119494340 gene encoding uncharacterized protein LOC119494340 translates to MQSSRTSQPEAIMPEFNVRRVVSKLLNSFFKGMTADQWGLLKSGSPDDATMTMMGELLLDMTAALTKAFLKSLGSTTLASEDDVQINLGNAISQGFAEALGVDVSVQCPSSKSLTTLISEEVSENVRSALSSPEGIVQRLTPPSRLNNMILHACKMCQAFIGKMKSVFLARPRKQRTICEQSDVEPEPSDAEDRHAATPSSDVVIEMKDITYVTIIIKKQLNDITEPLLVDVPDSEYTLLQSQNSREIEDVAEEIARSIAEDAVRQTPSAQKSKRSKKSIGNKIKKLLAKCFAKTCLHRIVAQMRKRFHRGSKVHSRESAKSLTKKITDLMKQPENRDLLGLGAPVINILPGRVLEFTKVLSDLLYTHITHGPEIIPEPVIRANMRADLQRKVLGFLCLARWWQIFQSDDLVDNMRHAILGTKPRAKKPLAIASPSAPVSVTKSRDDFARRARNEQKKNCVEVILERLVTRIFKKAKVTWTLSNVQDIIQRLFDQTWAEVEGLDFDSSPETLENLEKAIYRDLIKTWGTATWVLVSLKGGQTAVGERIAYAVKGHLMAPPRQRSCMCRCFSSMLTAMTMW, encoded by the coding sequence ATGCAGTCATCAAGAACTTCCCAGCCAGAAGCCATCATGCCCGAGTTCAACGTCCGTCGCGTTGTTTCCAAGCTGCTCAACTCCTTCTTTAAGGGGATGACGGCGGATCAGTGGGGACTTTTGAAATCCGGCAGCCCCGACGACGCCACTATGACCATGATGGGAGAGCTGCTGTTGGACATGACAGCGGCCTTGACAAAAGCTTTCCTGAAATCTCTCGGGAGCACGACCCTGGCGTCTGAGGACGACGTCCAAATCAATCTGGGAAACGCAATCTCTCAGGGTTTTGCCGAAGCTCTGGGCGTCGATGTCTCGGTTCAGTGTCCGAGCTCCAAAAGCTTGACGACATTGATCTCTGAAGAGGTTTCGGAGAACGTCCGAAGTGCCCTCTCCAGCCCCGAGGGCATAGTCCAGCGCCTCACTCCTCCCAGCAGACTCAACAACATGATTCTGCACGCCTGCAAAATGTGCCAGGCGTTCATCGGCAAGATGAAATCGGTGTTCTTGGCTCGACCGCGCAAGCAGAGGACCATCTGCGAACAATCAGATGTGGAACCGGAACCCTCAGACGCCGAAGACCGCCATGCGGCGACGCCTTCGTCGGACGTCGTGATTGAGATGAAAGACATCACGTATGTCACAATCATAATCAAAAAGCAGTTGAACGACATCACCGAACCTCTCTTGGTTGACGTGCCGGACTCCGAGTACACGTTGCTGCAGTCTCAAAACTCTCGGGAGATTGAAGACGTCGCGGAAGAAATCGCTCGGAGTATCGCCGAAGATGCTGTAAGACAGACTCCGTCGGCACAGAAGAGCAAACGCTCAAAGAAAAGCATCGGAAACAAAATTAAGAAGCTTTTGGCAAAGTGCTTTGCCAAAACGTGCCTCCATCGCATCGTGGCACAGATGAGGAAAAGATTCCACAGGGGCTCCAAAGTTCACAGCCGGGAGTCGGCAAAGTCTCTTACAAAGAAGATTACCGATCTGATGAAACAACCAGAAAACCGCGATCTTCTGGGACTCGGCGCTCCAGTCATAAACATTCTCCCCGGTCGAGTCTTGGagttcacaaaggtcttaagtgatctcctctacacacacatcacacatggGCCAGAGATCATCCCCGAGCCGGTGATACGTGCCAACATGCGCGCCGACTTGCAGCGGAAGGTGCTCGGTTTCCTGTgtctggccagatggtggcagatCTTTCAGTCCGACGACCTCGTCGACAATATGAGACACGCCATACTGGGGACTAAGCCCAGGGCCAAGAAACCTTTGGCAATCGCTTCTCCGTCTGCCCCGGTATCCGTGACGAAGAGTCGTGATGACTTTGCACGGCGAGCGCGGAacgaacaaaagaaaaactgcGTCGAGGTGATCTTGGAGAGGTTGGTCACGCGGATCTTCAAGAAGGCAAAAGTGACCTGGACTCTTTCAAACGTCCAGGACATCATCCAGCGCCTTTTTGATCAAACGTGGGCCGAAGTCGAGGGTCTCGATTTCGATTCCAGCCCAGAAACATTGGAAAACCTCGAAAAGGCCATTTACCGGGACCTGATTAAGACGTGGGGCACTGCGACGTGGGTGCTGGTGTCCTTGAAAGGGGGTCAAACGGCAGTCGGAGAGCGTATCGCCTACGCCGTCAAAGGTCACCTGATGGCACCACCGAGACAGAGGTCCTGCATGTGCAGGTGCTTCTCTTCTATGCTCACCGCCATGACGATGTGGTAA